GTGGCAGAACTCAAAGGCGAAGAAATCACCGCCGACAATATCGTGCGTGCGATTGCTGAGACCGGAAGCGATAAGGAAGCGGCAGCATGATTGCGCGCATGACCAGAAAACTGAAAAGACTAAGCCCACAACTGGCAGCACTCGCACTTATTCTCGCGGCAAACACCATCATCGCGCCAGGTTTTCTCGGTATTTCTTTTCAGAACGGACGCCTCTACGGAAGCCTAATCGATATTCTGGTGCGTGCTGCACCTGTCGCCATTCTGGCAGTCGGCATGACATTGGTGATCGCCACCCGCGGCATTGATCTCTCGGTCGGCGCGGTCATGGCAATCAGCGGCGCAACAGCTGCATCACTCATCGTTGCAGGCTATCCGCTGGCGATTGTCATACCCGTCGCCCTCGGCGTCGGACTCGTTTGCGGATTGTGGAACGGCTTTCTTGTCGCCGTCTTTGACATTCAGCCGATCATTGCAACGCTGATATTGATGGTGGCGGGGCGGGGCATCGCACAGCTTATCACCGAAGGCGCAATCCTGACCTTCAACAATGATTCCTTTGCAGCACTCGGTTCCGGCTCGTTCCTCGGCGTGCCTATCCCTGTTTTAATCTGGGTATGTGCAGGGCTGGCAATCGGATTTGCGGTGCGCTCGACAGCGCTTGGTTTCCTGATTGAAGCCACAGGCATTAACCGCCGTGCCGCCATGCTGGCAGGGGTTAAAGCGCGCTTTCTCCTGTTTAGTGTCTATGCAGCTTCTGGCCTTTGTGCAGCGCTTGCCGGGCTGATCGCAACCGCTGATATTCGCGGTGCAGATGCCAACAACGCCGGTCTCTGGCTTGAACTCGATGCCATTCTGGCTGTCGTCATTGGTGGCACATCGTTGAATGGCGGGCGTTTCTCGATCATGGCGTCGTTGCTTGGCGCGCTAATCATCCAGGCGATCAATACCGGCATCCTGATGGCTGGGTTTCCGCCGGAATTTAACCTCATCATCAAGGCAGGCATTATCGTCATCGTGCTGACATTCCAGTCGCCGGCAATCGTCAGCTTCTTCACCTTCCTGCGTGCTGAACGTAAAAACAGTGCCGCAAAGCCAACGCACCAAGGAGCACGGCAATGAGAGTGCTTCGCAATCTGCCTTTCGTCACAACAGTCGCAATTTTCCTGCTTGCCTATGCGATCTGCGTCATCCAGTTCCCGAACATGCTTTCAACGCGGGTGATCGGCAACCTTCTGACCGATAATGCCTTCCTTGGCATTGCAGCCGTTGGCATGACCTTTGTGATCATCTCCGGCGGCATAGACCTTTCGGTTGGATCCGTCATCGCCTTTACCAGCGTTTTTGTGGCCGTGCTCGTCGGACAGCTCGGCGTGCATCCGCTGATTGCTTTCGGCCTCGTGCTGGTGATCGCAGCGCTATTTGGTGCGTGGATGGGGATGATGATCCATTATCTCGGCATCCCGCCTTTTGTAGCGACACTCGCTGGCATGTTTCTGGCACGCGGAGCAGCATTTCTGATCTCGACGCAATCTGTGCCGATTTCGCATCCGTTCATCGAAACCTTACAAGGCTTTTACTTCAGGCTCCCGGGCGGCGGCAGATTAACCTTTGTTGCCATGCTCATGCTGGCAGTTTTCATAATCGGCGGCATCATTGCGCATCGCACACGTTTTGGTGCCAATATCTATGCGCTTGGCGGCAACGCGCAATCGGCAGAGCTGATGGGCGTTCCGATTGGTCGGACCACAATTGGCATCTATACCATGTCGGGCGTGCTTTCCGGCCTCGCAGGCATCGTCTATACGCTCTACACATCATCGGGCTATTCGCTGGCAACTGTGGGTGTTGAGCTTGACGCAATTGCGTCGGTCGTCATTGGGGGCACACTACTCACCGGCGGTGCCGGCCTGGTGGCAGGGACATTTGTCGGTATTCTCATACAAGGCCTCATACAGACCTATATTGTTTTCGATGGAACACTGTCTTCCTGGTGGACAAAAATAGCGATTGGTATCTTGCTGTTCTTGTTTATTGCGCTACAGCGAGGACTTGTATGGTTTTCCGATATAAGACTCGCGCGTCAACGCATGAAGGAGGCCTGAATTGGGATTACTGGAAACGGCCATAACCGGACGCAAGCGCCATAACAGCCACGCAGTTGTCGTGGGCGAACTGGGCCGCGGCATTGTCGCGGGCACAATTCCCGAAGGCTCGATACTTCCGGGCGATAACGAATTGTCGTTGCGCTTTGGCGTTTCCCGTACTGTTCTGCGTGAGGCGATGAAAACGCTTGGCGCAAAACGCCTCATTGAGGCCAAGGCCAAGGTCGGTACGCGTGTTTTGGGCAGCAGTTCCTGGAACTTCTTCGATCCTGATGTACTGACATGGCGCTTTGAAGCAGGCTTCGATGAAGTCTTCGTCGATCACCTCGCCGAAATGCGTATGGCGCTGGAACCAGCGGCGGCGGCGGCGGCTGCAAAAAACGCAACCAGCGAAGAACTCGTTGAACTTTACGCGCTGGCCGCAAAATTTGACGATCCCAAGCATACACCAGAATCCATTGCCAAGGTCGATCTGGAGTTTCATCTTGCGATTGCCCGCATGTCGGGCAACCCGTTCATGCGTTCGGTCAGCAGTCTGATTGAAGCAGCACTTGCAATTTCATTTCAGCTCTCTTCGCCCGCAAGCTCGCCAGAAGGTATTGCCGAATGCGCAGCCAATCACTTGCGCATCGCCCACGCAATAGCATCGCGCGACCGTCAGAAAGCACGCGCTGCGATGGAAAGCGTCATCACATTTGGCGTCGAACGCATCCGTGAAGAGATATGATCACGCTTAAGATACTTTGAGGTCAAACTGCGGATCACCACGCAGCGTATTGCTGACGGTGCAGATTTCCTCAGCCATTTCCGCAAGATGATGCTTTTCATCTTCGGTGAGATCACCGTCGAAATGGAATGTTATATCGAATCGTTCGATGCGTGACGGGCCTTCATGGGCCTTATCGCCTTTTACTTCCACCCGAACATCGTTAAGCTTTTCACGTAAATCGAGCTTGGTCGCAGCAATGCGCGCGCTTAGCGCCATACAGGCAGCAACCGATGCATAAATCAGATCGAGCGGATTAAAACCCGGCTGGCTGACACTGGTGACAATCTCTACCGTACCGCCTGTCGGCGTGGTGATCGTCGGCAGTTTGCCATGCGGCATTTCCGCGACCGCTCCGGTTTCGCGGGTTCTGACTTTCAGTTCGCTCATGGCTGAACTCTCCTGTATTCAACACCGCGCGCAAGCCAGCAGCCGACGCTCAAACCTGTAATTTCACCTTTGTCGTCGCGTCGGAAAACAAGCTTCCACTCGCCGGGCGATGGTGCATCCATCGAACGCTGAACAGGCAGCAGCCAGACATCAGACCCGACACTATAAAGCGGGTACATGTCGCTCTTGCCAAGGAAACCTTCAAACGCGCCATAAATCGCGCCACCTTCGGAAACGAGCAACAGATCGGCATCGAGTTCATCACTATGATAGCGGCCAATAATGTCGTGTTTGGCTTCGCCTTTGACACGCTTCATGCTCAAGCGCAGATTTTCAGAGGCCCGCACAAGTTCGATTGTCTCGCCATCGCGACGGATCGTTGTCACGGCTGAACGTGCTTCATTTGCACTTACCACATCCATCATTTCCGGACTGGTGCCAAAACGTGCTTTCATGCGACCGTGGCCAGCATCTTCAAGGCTCAGTACAAGCCCGGTTTCATCATCCAGCCATGAGCCGAACCATGCTGAATCAGCCTCCACCCGCGACACTTCAGATGACGATACACCCAGAGCAATATTCATCAGTTTGAAGGCAACCTCTGAAGCACCGCCTTCAAAATTGAACATGGCAATTGTGGAGAGGCGTTCATCCGCGCAATGCCAGCGCTGGCAGCGCCAGCCGCGCAATGCACCACCATGACCAGTCAGACGCTTACCGCCTGTTTCGTGAAGATTGAGACCAAAACCATAAGACGCGGCGACACCGTCTTTGAAAGTTTGCGGCCCGCTCAACCGACGATAAAGCCCGCCCTCATCGTCACGCGTTGCATCGATGAACTGCTCCCAAGCAATCATGTCATTGAGTGATGCGCAGATGCCTGCATCACCCATCCATTGAATGCGATTGGTTGCAGGCAGAAAGCCCCGAACCGTATCGCCTTCATAACCCGTACATTCGTCAAACAGCGCCGTGTCGGGAATAAGCTCTGCACGCTTCATGCCAGCGGGCGCAAATATCCGCTCAGACAGAAGATCGACCAGCGTGCGCCCGGTATGGGCTTCGATGAGGTCGGCCAAAATGCGGAAATTGCCGTTGCAATAAGAGTAATGCGAGCCCGGTTCAAAATGCGTAGTCTTGAGACGGCGCAGCAGACTTTGAGCCTGTGCAGGCAGAAACACCCCTTCCGGATCAGCACCGCACAGAACGCTCAACGCCCAATAATCGCGCAGGCCAGACTGGTTGTTGCAAAGATCGCGAACGGCGGGACGCTCATCTTCAAACTTGTCGAGATAGGCTTCAAGCGCATCATCAAGCAACTCCGGTTCTCCAACCGCGTCAAGCAGCACAGCACAGGTAAACTGCTTGCTGACCGAACAGATCGGCATCCGCGTATCGAGCGTCATGGGCGTTCGTGTGCGAAGATCCGCAAAACCCCAGGCGTGTTGCAACACAACCTCGCCGTCCTTCACGACGGCAACAACGCCGCCCGGACCTTTGTAATTTTGTGGAATATGACGCACAAAGGCTTCAAGGGCAGACGTATCAAACTTGGACATGATCGACTCAGGACTCACATAATTCAATGTTTGGTAAGAGCCATCATTTCAAACGATCAATCAAGGCCATCGCAGCGTGTGGATTGTGCGCCTTATGGCCGCTGATGACATAAAGATAAACATCACGAGCGACATTATCAGGGAGCGGCGGGGTGACGGTTTTGAGACTGTCCGGCACATCATGGCCCGACGCTATCGCTTTCGCCCGCTCTGCCCAATGGTTAAGCTCGCCCTCACTGTAACCGAGCTTCTTGTCTTCCTGTGTGCCCATGATACGCAGATAAGCAAACGGAGCCGTCATGTCGGCAATTTCAACGAATTTGCTGTCGCCCGCAATCACCACCGCAACGCCATATTCCCGCAACAACGCGATGAAATCCGGTGAGTTGAAACTATCGTGACGCACTTCAACAGCATGACGCAGATCGCGCCCATCGACACGTTTTGGCAAAAGCTTGAGAAAAGCTTCAAAGTCGACTGGATCGAATTTTTTCGTGCCCATGAACTGCCAGTTGATAACGCCGAGCTTGTTTTTCAGCTCAAGAAGACCGCCGGTCACGAATTTCTCGATACTCTCGCCTGCTTCAGCCAAAACACGTTTGTTGGTCGAAAAGCGCGGTGCTTTGAGCGAAAAAACGAAGTCATCCGGCGTTTCGTCATGCCATTTGGCAAAAGTCGCAGGCTTTTGCGCGCCATAATAGGTGCTGTTGATTTCGATGGAGGTGAGCTTGCTCGAAGCATATTCGAGCTGGCGTTTTTTGGAGAGCTTTTCCGGATAGAAACTCTCGTCCCACTCCTCAAAAGCCCAGCCGCCAATACCCACACGGATTTTGCCTGAATTTGTCTCACGCATTTTATCCATACCTCCACGACATGAACTCATGAGAGTTACTCATGATATTTAGGCTGTTTTCACGGCCCCCGCTATGTTGTTATCTCTAATGCGTTTGTGAGGAGGAAACAAATGTCGGAAACAAAAGATCCGATCGTTATCGCCAGTGCGGTACGAACACCGATCGGAAGTTTTCAAGGCGCGCTCAAGGGGGAGAGTGCAACAGCACTGGGCGCTGTCACAATCAAGGAAGCGGTCCACAGGGCCAAGCTTAGCCCTGATCAAATCGACGAAGTGCTTATGGGCTGTGTATTGCCTGCAGGGCTGGGACAGGCACCCGGACGTCAGGCCGCAATTCATGCTGGCCTTTCTCAACATACACCCTGCTCGACCATCAACAAGGTGTGCGGATCGGGCATGAAAACCGTCATGCTGGGCACCGATCTCATTTGCGCAGGCAGTGCGGACATTGTGGTTGCAGGCGGCATGGAAAGCATGACCAATGCGCCCTATTTGCTCGAAAAAGCGCGTGGCGGCTATCGCATGGGCCACGGCAAAATCTACGACCACATGTTTCTTGATGGCCTTGAAGACGCCTATGACAAAGGCCGCGCCATGGGAACATTCGCGGAAGAAACCGCCGATCACTATCAGTTAACGCGTCAGCAACAGGACGAATTTGCCCTCCGCTCACTTTCGCGTTCACTCAAAGCCACTGAAGCTGGTTCTTTCGCAAACGAACTGGTTTCCGTTGCAGAGCTTGACCGCGACGAGCAGCCAACCCGCGCGAAACCTGAAAAAATACCAAATCTCAAGCCAGCCTTCCGCGAAGGCGGCACAATCACTGCTGCCAATTCCTCATCAATTTCAGATGGTGCGGCATCGCTTACCCTGATGCGCCTGTCCAAAGCTGAAAAGCTTGGCATAGAACCGCTTGCCATTATTCGCGGTCACGCAAGCCATGCACAACAGCCTGCCCTTTTCACTACGGCCCCGATTTTTGCAATGCGGAAACTCTTCGACAAAACCGGCTGGAATGTCCGCGACATTGATTTGTTTGAAATCAATGAAGCTTTCGCCGTTGTTGTTATGGCTGCAATGCAGGAACTCGACCTCCCCGCCGACAAGGTGAATATCCATGGCGGTGCCTGTGCTATGGGCCATCCGATTGGCTGCTCTGGCGCACGCATCATCGTCACGCTGCTTCATGCCATGAAGCAGAACGACCTTAAGCGTGGAATGGCTTCTGTCTGCATCGGTGGCGGCGAGGCAACGGCCATTGCACTGGAAGCGCTTTAAGCGGGGGAACAAATGGATATTGAAGGAAAAATCGCCATCGTCAGTGGTGGTGCATCAGGTCTTGGTGCTGCAACTGCACAGGCTCTGGCCGCCAAGGGCGCGAAAGTTGCAATCCTCGACTTCAACATTGAGGGTGCAAATACGGTAGCAGCCGCGATTGGCGGCATCGCCATTCAATGCAACGTATCGGACGCAGCGAGTGCAGAAGCTGCCTTCAAGGCAATCGGCGAAAAGCTCGGATCACCGCATATTCTGGCCAATTGCGCGGGCGTGGCACCAGCAAAGAAAATGCTGGCACGCGATGGCAGCGTCATGCCGCTTGATGATTTCCGTCGCGCTGTTGAAATCAACCTGATTGGCTCATTCAATCTGCTGCGACTTTTTGCCGATATCACATCCAAAAGCGAAGCCCTGCCAACGGGCGAGCGCGGCGTTGTCATCAACACGGCGTCGGTTGCGGCCTTTGACGGCCAGATCGGCCAGACGGCCTATGCAGCGTCTAAAGGCGGTGTCGTTGGCCTGACCCTGCCTGCTGCGCGTGAATTAGCGCCGCTTGGCATTCGCGTGTGTGCCATTGCGCCCGGTATTTTTGAAACCCCCATGCTCAAAGGCCTGCCGCAACCGGCACAGGATGCGCTGGGCCAGATGGTTCCTTTCCCCCCGCGTCTGGGTCGGCCAGACGAGTATGCGGCACTCGCGCTGCATATTATCGAAAACAGCATGCTCAACGGCGAAACCATTCGGCTCGATGGTGCGCTGCGTATGCCTCCGAAATAGAGCGCATACGCGCCAAAGTCTTTGAGACATTTTGAGAGTAGGGAAATGCACAAATCCACAACCAACTCCAACACACGCAATGGCGGTCAGATACTGGTGGATGCACTTGGCATTCATGGCGTCGACCGCGTTTTCTGCGTGCCCGGCGAAAGCTACCTTGCAGCGTTGGATGCTTTTCATGACGTAAGCGACAAGATTGACTTGATTGTCTGCCGTCAGGAAGGCGGTGCTGCTTACATGGCGGAAGCCTATGGCAAGCTCACCGGCAAGCCCGGCATCTGCTTTGTCACGCGCGGCCCCGGTGCAACCAATGCCTCCGTCGGCGTTCATACCGCCTTTCAGGATTCCACACCGATGCTTCTGTTCATCGGGCAGGTCGCAAGCGATCAGGTGGAACGTGAGGCATTTCAGGAAGTTGATTATCGCCGCATGTTCGGCCAGATGGCCAAATGGGTGGTGCAGATCGATGATCCCGCCCGCATCCCGGAACTGGTCAGTCAGGCTTTCCATCGTGCGGTCAACGGACGCCCCGGTCCTGTGGTCATCGCCCTTCCCGAAGATATGCTGACATCACATGCGACCGTCAGCGATGCACCGGCTTACAAGCATGTCGAGATGCATCCGGGAAGCGATCAGTTACAGGACATGAAAGCGCTTCTCGAAAAAGCAGAGCGACCACTGATGATCGTCGGTGGCGGCGGCTGGAATTCGCAAGCGGTTCGCGACCTGCAAACATTTGCAGAGAACATGTCGCTGCCTGTCGCAGCATCCTTCCGCTGTCAGGATATGTTCGACAATCAGCACCCGCTGTATGCTGGTGAAATGGGAACATCGATCAGCCCGAAACTTGCGGCCCGGGTTAAAGACTCGGACCTTTTGCTGGTCGTGGGCGCGCGCCTTGGTGAAATGACCACGCAGGGCTATGAGCTTATCAATATCCCTGTTCCAAAGCAGAAGCTCATCCATGTCCATCCGGGCGCGGAAGAACTGGGCCGCGTCTATCATGCGGATATCCCGATCAATGCCAGTATGGCCGCCTTCCCCAAAGCAGCTTCCAAGCTTGAGCCTATCGCCAGTCCTCGGTGGAAAGCATGGGCTGAAAGCGCCAATGCCGACTATCGCGACAATCTTAAAACGCCGACAATTCCCGGTGCCGTTCAGATGGGCGAGATCATGGAATGGCTGCGCGCACATTTGGCCGAAGAC
This genomic stretch from Brucella pseudogrignonensis harbors:
- a CDS encoding ABC transporter permease, which translates into the protein MIARMTRKLKRLSPQLAALALILAANTIIAPGFLGISFQNGRLYGSLIDILVRAAPVAILAVGMTLVIATRGIDLSVGAVMAISGATAASLIVAGYPLAIVIPVALGVGLVCGLWNGFLVAVFDIQPIIATLILMVAGRGIAQLITEGAILTFNNDSFAALGSGSFLGVPIPVLIWVCAGLAIGFAVRSTALGFLIEATGINRRAAMLAGVKARFLLFSVYAASGLCAALAGLIATADIRGADANNAGLWLELDAILAVVIGGTSLNGGRFSIMASLLGALIIQAINTGILMAGFPPEFNLIIKAGIIVIVLTFQSPAIVSFFTFLRAERKNSAAKPTHQGARQ
- the yjfF gene encoding galactofuranose ABC transporter, permease protein YjfF → MRVLRNLPFVTTVAIFLLAYAICVIQFPNMLSTRVIGNLLTDNAFLGIAAVGMTFVIISGGIDLSVGSVIAFTSVFVAVLVGQLGVHPLIAFGLVLVIAALFGAWMGMMIHYLGIPPFVATLAGMFLARGAAFLISTQSVPISHPFIETLQGFYFRLPGGGRLTFVAMLMLAVFIIGGIIAHRTRFGANIYALGGNAQSAELMGVPIGRTTIGIYTMSGVLSGLAGIVYTLYTSSGYSLATVGVELDAIASVVIGGTLLTGGAGLVAGTFVGILIQGLIQTYIVFDGTLSSWWTKIAIGILLFLFIALQRGLVWFSDIRLARQRMKEA
- a CDS encoding FadR/GntR family transcriptional regulator: MGLLETAITGRKRHNSHAVVVGELGRGIVAGTIPEGSILPGDNELSLRFGVSRTVLREAMKTLGAKRLIEAKAKVGTRVLGSSSWNFFDPDVLTWRFEAGFDEVFVDHLAEMRMALEPAAAAAAAKNATSEELVELYALAAKFDDPKHTPESIAKVDLEFHLAIARMSGNPFMRSVSSLIEAALAISFQLSSPASSPEGIAECAANHLRIAHAIASRDRQKARAAMESVITFGVERIREEI
- a CDS encoding OsmC family protein, which encodes MSELKVRTRETGAVAEMPHGKLPTITTPTGGTVEIVTSVSQPGFNPLDLIYASVAACMALSARIAATKLDLREKLNDVRVEVKGDKAHEGPSRIERFDITFHFDGDLTEDEKHHLAEMAEEICTVSNTLRGDPQFDLKVS
- a CDS encoding D-aminopeptidase; its protein translation is MSKFDTSALEAFVRHIPQNYKGPGGVVAVVKDGEVVLQHAWGFADLRTRTPMTLDTRMPICSVSKQFTCAVLLDAVGEPELLDDALEAYLDKFEDERPAVRDLCNNQSGLRDYWALSVLCGADPEGVFLPAQAQSLLRRLKTTHFEPGSHYSYCNGNFRILADLIEAHTGRTLVDLLSERIFAPAGMKRAELIPDTALFDECTGYEGDTVRGFLPATNRIQWMGDAGICASLNDMIAWEQFIDATRDDEGGLYRRLSGPQTFKDGVAASYGFGLNLHETGGKRLTGHGGALRGWRCQRWHCADERLSTIAMFNFEGGASEVAFKLMNIALGVSSSEVSRVEADSAWFGSWLDDETGLVLSLEDAGHGRMKARFGTSPEMMDVVSANEARSAVTTIRRDGETIELVRASENLRLSMKRVKGEAKHDIIGRYHSDELDADLLLVSEGGAIYGAFEGFLGKSDMYPLYSVGSDVWLLPVQRSMDAPSPGEWKLVFRRDDKGEITGLSVGCWLARGVEYRRVQP
- a CDS encoding DUF72 domain-containing protein yields the protein MRETNSGKIRVGIGGWAFEEWDESFYPEKLSKKRQLEYASSKLTSIEINSTYYGAQKPATFAKWHDETPDDFVFSLKAPRFSTNKRVLAEAGESIEKFVTGGLLELKNKLGVINWQFMGTKKFDPVDFEAFLKLLPKRVDGRDLRHAVEVRHDSFNSPDFIALLREYGVAVVIAGDSKFVEIADMTAPFAYLRIMGTQEDKKLGYSEGELNHWAERAKAIASGHDVPDSLKTVTPPLPDNVARDVYLYVISGHKAHNPHAAMALIDRLK
- a CDS encoding acetyl-CoA C-acyltransferase, translating into MSETKDPIVIASAVRTPIGSFQGALKGESATALGAVTIKEAVHRAKLSPDQIDEVLMGCVLPAGLGQAPGRQAAIHAGLSQHTPCSTINKVCGSGMKTVMLGTDLICAGSADIVVAGGMESMTNAPYLLEKARGGYRMGHGKIYDHMFLDGLEDAYDKGRAMGTFAEETADHYQLTRQQQDEFALRSLSRSLKATEAGSFANELVSVAELDRDEQPTRAKPEKIPNLKPAFREGGTITAANSSSISDGAASLTLMRLSKAEKLGIEPLAIIRGHASHAQQPALFTTAPIFAMRKLFDKTGWNVRDIDLFEINEAFAVVVMAAMQELDLPADKVNIHGGACAMGHPIGCSGARIIVTLLHAMKQNDLKRGMASVCIGGGEATAIALEAL
- a CDS encoding SDR family oxidoreductase → MDIEGKIAIVSGGASGLGAATAQALAAKGAKVAILDFNIEGANTVAAAIGGIAIQCNVSDAASAEAAFKAIGEKLGSPHILANCAGVAPAKKMLARDGSVMPLDDFRRAVEINLIGSFNLLRLFADITSKSEALPTGERGVVINTASVAAFDGQIGQTAYAASKGGVVGLTLPAARELAPLGIRVCAIAPGIFETPMLKGLPQPAQDALGQMVPFPPRLGRPDEYAALALHIIENSMLNGETIRLDGALRMPPK
- a CDS encoding thiamine pyrophosphate-binding protein, which produces MHKSTTNSNTRNGGQILVDALGIHGVDRVFCVPGESYLAALDAFHDVSDKIDLIVCRQEGGAAYMAEAYGKLTGKPGICFVTRGPGATNASVGVHTAFQDSTPMLLFIGQVASDQVEREAFQEVDYRRMFGQMAKWVVQIDDPARIPELVSQAFHRAVNGRPGPVVIALPEDMLTSHATVSDAPAYKHVEMHPGSDQLQDMKALLEKAERPLMIVGGGGWNSQAVRDLQTFAENMSLPVAASFRCQDMFDNQHPLYAGEMGTSISPKLAARVKDSDLLLVVGARLGEMTTQGYELINIPVPKQKLIHVHPGAEELGRVYHADIPINASMAAFPKAASKLEPIASPRWKAWAESANADYRDNLKTPTIPGAVQMGEIMEWLRAHLAEDAIITNGAGNYSAWPHRFYQYRTYRSQLAPTNGSMGYGVPAAVAAKLTAPERTVVCFAGDGCFLMNGQELATAAQYGANAIFIVVNNGMYGTIRMHQERTYPGRVSGTGLANPDFAALARAYGLHGETVEKTADFAEAFKRCEQSGKPGLIEIRIDPEALSPKMTLSQMREQGLAKQR